A single genomic interval of Pyrobaculum arsenaticum DSM 13514 harbors:
- a CDS encoding 50S ribosomal protein L14, translating into MAKRGGKRTVGVPYRFHVTPGIFMNSLVPVADNSGAKLVRVIGVVGHYSKTVHRRIPGAGVGDMVVVVVKEGKPELRRQIFRGIVVRQRRPYRRPDGTWVAFEDNAVVIVTPEGDPKGSEIHGPVAMEATLRWPTIANLASIVV; encoded by the coding sequence ATGGCAAAGCGCGGTGGCAAGAGGACGGTAGGAGTGCCCTACAGGTTCCACGTCACGCCCGGCATTTTCATGAACAGCCTTGTGCCTGTTGCGGACAACTCTGGTGCTAAGCTGGTGAGGGTTATAGGCGTCGTTGGGCACTACTCGAAGACGGTCCACAGGAGGATCCCCGGCGCAGGTGTCGGCGATATGGTAGTAGTCGTCGTGAAGGAAGGGAAGCCAGAGCTTAGGAGACAAATCTTCAGAGGCATTGTAGTTAGGCAGAGGCGGCCATACAGGCGGCCAGATGGGACGTGGGTTGCTTTTGAGGATAACGCGGTGGTTATTGTGACTCCTGAGGGCGATCCGAAGGGCTCCGAGATACACGGCCCCGTTGCGATGGAGGCTACGCTGAGGTGGCCTACAATAGCAAACCTCGCCTCTATCGTCGTATAG
- the truD gene encoding tRNA pseudouridine(13) synthase TruD codes for MREAPPFDKALGMYYYVTDTCPSGGVIKKSPEDFVVEEVLADGTVVAVGGVELRPRVGGWTWIHVVKRNVDTIRLMIRLAKALGVSPREVSVGGIKDTRAVASHIISVRGAVKGLPEIPGVKFLGMWSMDRPMSPSEIYGNRFTIVLRDVERVDCAVEALEALKSAAVPNYYGYQRFGTIRPVSHLLGRALLRKSPEEFFDAMFCKIFEHESAAAKKARELACRGEYQKALETFPRRFVEERAFLRRLAQGYDMWNAIMGIPLQILRIYVEAAQSYLFNRFLSARLELGPLDKPLEGDLVEVGGQVAYYAEGLGGDVVLPVAGAGVRMPRGKVGEALLKVMKEEGVDPAAFLKMPRGLKAYGSYRRARLEVGDFSYAVRGRDVELRFVLPRGSYATVLLREAVKPAEPYRHGF; via the coding sequence GTGCGGGAGGCTCCGCCGTTCGACAAGGCGCTTGGCATGTACTACTATGTGACTGACACGTGCCCCTCGGGGGGCGTGATTAAGAAGAGCCCAGAGGACTTCGTCGTGGAGGAGGTGCTGGCGGATGGGACGGTGGTGGCCGTCGGCGGCGTGGAGCTGAGGCCGAGGGTCGGGGGCTGGACGTGGATCCACGTGGTGAAGCGCAATGTCGACACGATTAGGCTGATGATACGCCTCGCCAAGGCCCTCGGCGTAAGTCCCAGGGAAGTGTCTGTGGGAGGTATCAAGGATACCCGGGCTGTGGCCTCCCACATAATCTCGGTTAGGGGGGCCGTGAAAGGTTTGCCGGAGATCCCCGGCGTCAAGTTCCTCGGCATGTGGTCAATGGATAGGCCTATGTCGCCGTCTGAGATATACGGCAACCGCTTCACCATTGTGTTACGCGACGTGGAGAGGGTGGACTGCGCCGTGGAGGCTCTGGAGGCCTTGAAGAGCGCGGCGGTGCCCAACTACTACGGCTACCAGCGCTTCGGCACTATTAGGCCTGTGTCGCACCTCTTGGGCAGGGCGCTTTTGCGGAAAAGCCCCGAGGAGTTTTTCGACGCGATGTTCTGCAAGATCTTCGAACACGAATCGGCCGCCGCGAAGAAGGCCAGGGAGCTGGCGTGTAGGGGGGAGTACCAGAAGGCCCTAGAGACCTTCCCCAGGCGATTTGTCGAGGAGAGGGCCTTCCTCCGCAGGCTGGCTCAGGGCTATGACATGTGGAACGCCATTATGGGGATACCCCTCCAGATCTTGCGGATATACGTCGAGGCGGCCCAGTCCTACCTCTTCAACAGATTCTTATCCGCCCGGCTGGAGCTAGGCCCCCTGGACAAGCCTCTAGAAGGCGACCTCGTGGAGGTGGGTGGGCAGGTGGCATATTACGCCGAGGGCCTCGGGGGGGATGTTGTGTTGCCGGTGGCCGGCGCGGGGGTCAGGATGCCGCGGGGCAAGGTGGGGGAGGCGTTGCTGAAGGTGATGAAGGAGGAGGGGGTTGACCCCGCGGCTTTTTTGAAAATGCCCAGAGGCCTAAAGGCCTACGGCTCGTACCGCCGCGCCAGGCTGGAGGTGGGTGACTTCTCCTACGCTGTTCGGGGCAGAGACGTGGAGCTCCGGTTTGTCTTGCCCAGGGGGAGTTACGCCACGGTGCTTCTGAGAGAGGCGGTGAAGCCGGCGGAGCCGTACAGACATGGGTTTTAG
- a CDS encoding deoxyribonuclease IV, producing MAKVYLGPAGIPQFVVKAKSTLEAVKVVRELGLNAMEVEFVQGVRMSRDLAKQVGKAAQEYEVKLSVHAPYFINLCSDEVDKVEKSRQRLVDSLDRAYYMGAWVVVVHAAYYGKLGPKKCYEKVKEELEKAYRESGVSGVYIGVEVTARTNQFGSVEEAFSLAKELPFVTPVIDWGHLYARNNGSINYGEVLDLWAKEFGGAHMHTHFTSIRYRNGKFVDEHEPIERNMPPFEPLARELKNRDITITLICESPLLEKDALVMKEVLEKVGVRLA from the coding sequence ATGGCTAAGGTGTACCTCGGGCCGGCGGGGATACCGCAGTTTGTTGTTAAGGCAAAGTCGACTCTTGAGGCGGTTAAGGTGGTGAGGGAGCTTGGCCTAAACGCGATGGAGGTGGAGTTTGTCCAGGGCGTCCGCATGTCTAGAGACCTCGCGAAGCAGGTGGGCAAGGCGGCTCAGGAATACGAGGTTAAGCTCTCGGTCCATGCCCCCTACTTCATTAATCTGTGTAGCGACGAGGTCGACAAGGTGGAGAAGTCGAGGCAGAGGCTTGTGGACTCCCTAGACCGGGCCTACTACATGGGGGCGTGGGTAGTCGTCGTCCACGCCGCCTACTACGGGAAGCTCGGGCCGAAAAAGTGCTACGAGAAGGTAAAGGAGGAGTTAGAAAAGGCGTATAGGGAGTCCGGCGTCTCCGGCGTCTATATAGGCGTGGAGGTGACGGCGCGCACCAACCAGTTCGGAAGCGTGGAGGAGGCCTTTAGCCTCGCCAAGGAGCTCCCCTTTGTCACCCCCGTGATAGACTGGGGCCACCTCTACGCCAGGAACAACGGCTCTATCAACTACGGCGAGGTCCTCGACCTCTGGGCCAAGGAGTTCGGAGGCGCCCACATGCACACCCACTTCACCTCGATCCGCTACAGAAACGGCAAATTCGTTGACGAGCACGAGCCCATCGAGAGGAATATGCCCCCCTTCGAGCCCCTCGCCAGGGAGCTGAAAAACAGAGACATAACCATTACCCTCATCTGCGAGTCCCCCCTCCTGGAGAAGGATGCACTCGTCATGAAGGAGGTGTTGGAGAAGGTGGGAGTCCGCCTCGCCTAG
- a CDS encoding KaiC domain-containing protein, with the protein MVVPRVRTYIPGLDEILYGGIPERSIVLLSGGPGTGKSIMAKQFLYNGLKRGEAGVFVALEEHPVAVRRSFRHFGWDTSQYEREGKFAVVDAFTGGVGAAAQRERYVVKQVDDVHELSDVLRQAIKEVDARRVVIDSVSTLYLTKPAVARGTIMTLKRVIAGLGCTAFFVSQISVGERGFGGPGVEHAVDGIIRLDLDEFDGRLYRSVIVWKMRDTKHSMMRHPMEIKDTGIEILWDKFLKVSGSVVRVEPLSKEEVEAMKRAVEEAEKRPSPVQRKIEVEEE; encoded by the coding sequence ATGGTCGTGCCGAGAGTGCGCACTTATATCCCAGGGCTAGACGAGATTTTGTACGGCGGCATTCCCGAGAGAAGCATCGTGTTGCTAAGCGGAGGGCCGGGTACAGGGAAGTCGATTATGGCAAAGCAATTCTTATATAACGGCCTTAAGAGAGGCGAGGCCGGCGTCTTCGTGGCGTTGGAGGAACACCCCGTGGCCGTGCGCCGCAGTTTTAGGCACTTCGGCTGGGACACCTCTCAGTATGAGCGGGAGGGGAAATTCGCCGTTGTCGATGCGTTTACAGGCGGCGTAGGGGCCGCGGCCCAGAGGGAGAGGTACGTGGTGAAGCAAGTAGACGACGTCCACGAGCTTAGCGACGTTTTGCGGCAAGCCATCAAGGAGGTGGACGCCCGCCGGGTCGTAATTGACTCGGTATCCACCCTTTATCTAACAAAGCCGGCGGTGGCCCGCGGCACTATAATGACCCTGAAGCGGGTGATAGCAGGGCTTGGGTGCACGGCATTTTTTGTGTCGCAGATCTCAGTTGGCGAGAGGGGCTTCGGCGGGCCGGGAGTAGAGCATGCGGTCGATGGCATAATTAGGCTTGACCTTGACGAGTTTGACGGGAGGCTCTACCGATCGGTAATAGTCTGGAAAATGAGAGACACGAAGCACTCCATGATGCGCCACCCCATGGAAATAAAGGACACCGGCATTGAGATACTGTGGGACAAGTTCTTGAAGGTTTCTGGGAGCGTGGTGAGGGTAGAGCCGCTGTCTAAAGAGGAGGTGGAGGCCATGAAGAGGGCGGTGGAGGAGGCGGAGAAGCGGCCCTCTCCTGTTCAGAGAAAGATTGAGGTTGAGGAGGAGTAG
- the pyrE gene encoding orotate phosphoribosyltransferase, protein MIQRLLEVGVVKFGDFVLSSGLKSPFYIDLRAVLGHPDLFQWVVSQYLSTLSKLEYDVILGVATGGIPYASVLGYLLQRPFGYVRPEAKGHGAGRQIEGAEVAGKRAVVVDDVLTTGKSVLGAISAVGEAGGRVTAVVVFLDREQCGAEAVRRAGAGVYSVYKMRELLEALRPHIGEGQYRSAVEYLSQWRC, encoded by the coding sequence ATGATCCAGCGACTTCTGGAAGTCGGCGTGGTGAAATTTGGCGACTTCGTCCTATCCAGCGGCCTCAAAAGCCCGTTTTACATAGATTTGAGAGCCGTCTTGGGCCACCCAGACCTCTTTCAATGGGTGGTCTCGCAGTACCTCTCCACCTTGTCGAAGTTGGAGTATGACGTGATCCTCGGCGTCGCCACAGGTGGGATACCCTACGCCTCTGTCTTGGGCTACCTCCTCCAAAGGCCGTTCGGCTACGTGAGGCCGGAGGCAAAGGGCCACGGCGCCGGTCGCCAGATAGAGGGGGCAGAGGTGGCTGGAAAGCGGGCGGTGGTTGTCGACGACGTGTTGACCACTGGCAAAAGCGTGTTGGGCGCCATCTCAGCCGTTGGGGAGGCAGGAGGCCGTGTCACAGCCGTCGTGGTCTTCCTGGACAGGGAGCAGTGCGGCGCAGAGGCCGTCAGGAGAGCCGGCGCCGGGGTGTACAGCGTTTACAAAATGAGGGAGCTTCTCGAGGCTCTGAGGCCCCACATAGGGGAGGGGCAGTACCGCTCCGCGGTGGAGTACCTCTCGCAATGGCGTTGCTGA
- the pyrI gene encoding aspartate carbamoyltransferase regulatory subunit, with the protein MSKELIVSKIENGTVIDHIPAGRALAVLRVLGITGKEGARVALVMNVESKKLGRKDIVKIEGRELTPEEVNIISAVAPTATINIIRNFEVVRKFNVTPPEVIRGRFKCKNPTCITNAPREPVEPTFYLVRREPPLFVCAYCGRYHELGDLV; encoded by the coding sequence ATGTCTAAGGAGCTTATTGTGAGCAAGATTGAGAACGGCACTGTGATTGATCACATACCTGCGGGCCGCGCACTTGCGGTGCTTAGGGTGTTGGGGATTACCGGGAAGGAGGGGGCTAGAGTGGCGCTGGTTATGAACGTCGAGTCTAAGAAGCTGGGGAGGAAGGACATTGTGAAGATTGAGGGCCGTGAGCTGACGCCGGAGGAGGTTAACATAATCTCGGCAGTGGCGCCCACGGCCACGATTAACATTATCCGCAACTTCGAGGTGGTGCGTAAGTTCAACGTCACGCCGCCCGAGGTGATAAGGGGCAGATTTAAGTGTAAAAACCCCACCTGCATAACAAACGCCCCAAGAGAGCCGGTTGAGCCGACCTTTTACCTCGTCAGGAGGGAGCCTCCGCTCTTCGTCTGCGCCTACTGCGGCCGATACCACGAGCTCGGCGATTTGGTATGA
- a CDS encoding DUF362 domain-containing protein → MVEAFPADSEIPIPKRDALIILAVHSYIPSQGNPRAEFLEAILKELQGRDISITFSMPKSYFEKAVKVMGLEKMAGKYGAKIVQPHQNANYKIELESPRGAKIRVRALEAAFDESLLKIVVAIPVSHPQTILYLTTPTAALQILEPKDSQNLYEGFRPLYKYIAEIYKMEKNTLCIADGKFVIEGDGPIKGFQRYWGVAVVGENCADVDYATAQGLGINPEDLGYLYFYYGGNWPKTSLPPLLEKNKISIKLTSNVGILLSWKRGV, encoded by the coding sequence GTGGTCGAGGCTTTCCCCGCAGACAGCGAGATCCCCATCCCGAAGAGAGACGCGTTGATAATACTGGCGGTGCACTCCTACATCCCATCGCAGGGCAACCCCCGCGCCGAGTTCCTGGAGGCGATCCTAAAAGAGCTCCAGGGGAGGGACATCTCCATCACGTTTTCCATGCCTAAGTCCTACTTTGAGAAGGCGGTTAAGGTTATGGGCCTTGAGAAGATGGCGGGGAAGTACGGGGCGAAGATAGTGCAGCCGCATCAAAACGCCAACTATAAAATCGAGCTGGAGTCGCCGAGGGGGGCTAAGATAAGGGTTAGGGCCCTGGAGGCGGCTTTTGACGAGTCGCTTTTGAAAATCGTCGTGGCGATACCGGTGAGCCACCCCCAGACGATACTCTACCTCACCACCCCCACGGCGGCGCTTCAGATACTGGAGCCTAAGGACTCGCAGAACCTTTACGAGGGGTTTAGGCCCCTCTACAAGTACATAGCGGAGATATATAAAATGGAGAAGAACACCCTGTGCATAGCCGACGGCAAGTTCGTCATAGAGGGGGACGGCCCAATAAAGGGCTTCCAGAGGTACTGGGGGGTGGCGGTGGTTGGGGAGAACTGCGCAGATGTCGACTACGCCACCGCCCAGGGGCTGGGGATAAATCCAGAGGATCTGGGCTACCTCTACTTCTACTACGGGGGGAACTGGCCCAAGACGTCTTTGCCCCCGCTTCTGGAGAAGAATAAAATATCTATCAAACTAACAAGCAACGTGGGCATCCTCCTCAGCTGGAAAAGGGGAGTGTAA
- a CDS encoding dihydroorotate dehydrogenase: MALLTAVARALHYVHPEISYKLGRLLFSLPLPPCKCEGGWEVGGVKICGPVGIAAGLDKTGMYARFLSFFCPGFIVVGSTLPRPRRGNKPPRVARVWPYSMVNAMGLNSPGLPRVVSRISNLKYPVFVSIAGFSAGDFAVQLAYLRRYYKPAAVELNISSPTYRGFWRVAPELDGVDIPIFLKVGPSVDLREAVRQAVKAGWGLVVTNTLPIEDGRLSTGRGGLSGLLLYRYGVKLLERARRLAGDGVPIIYSGGLYTCSQLGEVLKLANAAEVLTSVLYYTPYILKLLNRCTALRP; the protein is encoded by the coding sequence ATGGCGTTGCTGACCGCTGTAGCCAGAGCCCTCCACTACGTCCACCCGGAGATCAGCTACAAGCTTGGCCGCCTCCTCTTCTCCCTGCCCCTCCCCCCTTGCAAGTGCGAGGGGGGCTGGGAGGTGGGCGGGGTCAAGATCTGCGGCCCCGTCGGGATCGCCGCTGGGCTGGACAAGACTGGTATGTACGCCAGGTTTCTCTCCTTCTTCTGCCCTGGCTTTATCGTGGTGGGCTCCACCCTGCCGCGGCCGCGGCGGGGGAACAAGCCGCCGAGAGTTGCCAGGGTTTGGCCCTACTCCATGGTCAACGCCATGGGGCTTAACAGCCCCGGCTTGCCGCGCGTGGTGTCTAGGATCTCCAACCTCAAGTACCCGGTGTTCGTCAGCATAGCGGGCTTCAGCGCCGGGGACTTCGCAGTGCAGCTGGCCTACCTGCGCAGGTACTATAAGCCAGCAGCCGTGGAGCTGAACATCTCCAGCCCCACCTATCGGGGGTTTTGGCGGGTCGCCCCGGAGCTCGACGGCGTGGACATCCCTATTTTCCTAAAGGTTGGGCCCTCAGTCGATCTCAGAGAGGCGGTAAGGCAAGCGGTGAAGGCTGGGTGGGGGCTCGTGGTGACCAACACATTGCCCATTGAGGACGGGAGGCTGAGCACGGGGCGAGGGGGGCTGAGCGGCCTCCTCCTCTACAGATATGGGGTGAAGCTACTGGAGAGGGCAAGGCGGCTGGCGGGGGACGGTGTGCCGATTATATACAGCGGCGGCTTATACACTTGTAGCCAGCTGGGGGAAGTCCTCAAGCTTGCCAACGCCGCCGAGGTCTTGACCTCCGTGCTGTACTACACGCCGTACATCCTGAAGCTCCTCAACCGCTGCACGGCGCTACGGCCTTAG
- a CDS encoding Mut7-C RNAse domain-containing protein, with protein MICILTSTIQSSQLATSQICFKPKLGLVSPNKTCDVLYKNIGTAVPNCVYIDAMLGWLARILRILFGATVVYSPDAEDVELVETECLVVTRDEELFRRRRGPTILLKTDDHVKWVSVFLNLGMRPFEKSVCPLCGGELEEVDCGEAEAAVGHKIRSEKCWRCARCGKYYWVGSHWRRLRRLVEEAKAVAPCSG; from the coding sequence GTGATATGTATATTAACGTCAACAATACAGTCTTCCCAACTCGCTACATCACAAATTTGTTTTAAGCCAAAACTTGGCCTAGTGAGCCCCAACAAAACGTGTGACGTGCTGTACAAAAACATAGGGACAGCCGTCCCGAATTGTGTATACATAGACGCCATGTTGGGGTGGCTCGCCAGGATCCTACGCATTCTGTTCGGAGCCACGGTCGTGTACAGCCCAGATGCTGAAGATGTGGAGCTTGTCGAGACTGAGTGCCTAGTTGTGACGAGGGACGAGGAGCTGTTTAGGCGCAGGAGGGGGCCTACCATCTTGCTGAAAACAGACGACCACGTCAAGTGGGTCTCCGTGTTTCTGAACCTAGGCATGAGGCCCTTCGAGAAGTCCGTCTGCCCCCTATGCGGGGGCGAACTGGAAGAGGTGGACTGCGGCGAGGCAGAGGCGGCTGTGGGGCACAAAATCCGTAGCGAGAAGTGCTGGCGTTGTGCTCGGTGCGGCAAGTACTACTGGGTGGGCTCCCACTGGCGCAGGCTGAGGAGGCTCGTGGAGGAGGCTAAGGCCGTAGCGCCGTGCAGCGGTTGA
- the rqcH gene encoding ribosome rescue protein RqcH yields the protein MKRVVTAFDLLASVAEMSRLAGGKLENVYRTGAGYLFKFAGGFVAVTKFRVSLTGIVPEKTHEGAETLRGLFRDERLLAVSMPRFDRIAEFVFPTGRLVAELLEPFNIVAVREGRVVWLMHSYKGKDRAVVPGAAYAYPPAVFVDALSADVEELAKAIDPSDLRRSLIRRLGTGPELADELIARAGESPRDIAAEFKTLIERVRAGALEPTVCIKDGVPVTVMPIRPVSLNCDEYKSFDSFWSALDFYFSPMELEATAAQATQGIAQRRKRLEASIKELEEKIPEYRSEAAKLKAVAHKLLVYKVEIEEALAGRESSIRVVNVDASKIRIELPEGGGVELKKGLPLGRQITELFEKAKELEEKARKAEQVLEKLRKELSALEEQQRRAEEALKASAKVVAKRSWFEKFHWTVTTGRRPVIGGRDASQNEAVVRKYLKDHYFFFHADIPGASAVAAPPMDDPLEILQVAQFAAAYSRAWKIGIHAVDVYYVRGEQVSKQPPSGQYLAKGSFMVYGKREYVRHIRLELAVGCRRDGDIYRAVAAPPKSAPLLAERYVVVTPGNKEKGKLAKELAEKWGGCPVDEIAAALPGPSRISEEGRGAPIPWDEVEQIFATW from the coding sequence GTGAAGAGGGTTGTCACCGCCTTTGACCTGCTGGCGTCTGTGGCTGAGATGTCGCGTCTGGCAGGTGGGAAGCTGGAAAACGTATACAGAACCGGCGCCGGGTACCTTTTCAAATTCGCCGGGGGCTTCGTGGCTGTCACCAAGTTCAGGGTTTCCCTGACCGGCATCGTCCCCGAGAAGACGCACGAGGGGGCTGAGACGTTGAGGGGGCTTTTCCGCGACGAGAGGCTCCTCGCAGTCTCTATGCCCCGCTTCGACCGGATTGCGGAATTCGTCTTCCCCACCGGAAGGCTGGTGGCCGAGCTCTTGGAGCCGTTTAACATAGTCGCAGTCCGCGAGGGCAGGGTTGTCTGGCTCATGCACAGCTACAAGGGCAAGGATAGGGCCGTCGTACCAGGAGCGGCCTACGCCTACCCGCCTGCCGTCTTCGTGGACGCCTTGTCAGCCGACGTGGAGGAGTTAGCCAAGGCCATAGACCCCAGCGACCTTAGGCGTAGCCTAATTAGGAGGCTGGGCACCGGCCCGGAGCTCGCAGACGAGCTGATAGCCCGGGCGGGGGAGTCTCCCCGGGACATCGCGGCGGAGTTTAAGACGCTCATCGAGAGGGTGCGGGCCGGGGCTCTGGAGCCGACGGTCTGCATCAAAGACGGCGTCCCCGTAACTGTCATGCCGATTAGGCCCGTCTCCCTCAACTGCGACGAGTACAAAAGCTTCGACTCCTTCTGGTCAGCCCTGGACTTCTACTTCTCCCCCATGGAGCTGGAGGCAACGGCGGCTCAGGCAACGCAGGGCATAGCCCAGAGGCGTAAGAGGCTGGAGGCCTCAATCAAGGAACTGGAGGAGAAAATTCCTGAATACAGGAGCGAGGCGGCCAAGCTCAAGGCGGTTGCCCACAAGCTCCTTGTGTATAAGGTAGAGATAGAAGAGGCGCTTGCCGGCAGGGAGTCCAGTATACGTGTAGTAAACGTAGACGCCTCCAAGATTAGGATAGAGTTGCCAGAGGGAGGGGGCGTAGAGCTCAAGAAGGGCCTACCCCTAGGCCGCCAGATCACTGAGCTTTTCGAAAAGGCGAAGGAGCTGGAAGAGAAGGCGCGGAAGGCGGAGCAGGTGTTGGAGAAGCTCAGGAAGGAGCTCTCTGCCCTCGAAGAGCAACAACGCCGAGCGGAGGAGGCGCTGAAGGCGTCGGCCAAGGTGGTGGCTAAGAGGAGCTGGTTTGAGAAATTCCACTGGACGGTCACTACTGGGAGGAGGCCGGTGATAGGCGGCAGAGACGCGTCGCAGAACGAGGCGGTGGTTAGGAAGTACCTGAAAGACCACTACTTCTTCTTCCACGCCGACATACCCGGCGCCTCCGCCGTGGCGGCCCCACCCATGGATGATCCGCTTGAGATCTTGCAAGTGGCCCAGTTCGCCGCGGCGTACAGCAGGGCGTGGAAAATCGGCATCCACGCCGTCGACGTATACTACGTAAGGGGGGAGCAAGTGTCGAAGCAACCCCCCTCCGGCCAATACCTGGCCAAAGGATCCTTCATGGTGTACGGTAAGAGGGAGTACGTAAGGCACATCCGCCTAGAGCTGGCGGTGGGCTGTAGAAGAGACGGCGACATCTACAGAGCCGTGGCGGCCCCACCGAAGTCGGCCCCCCTACTCGCCGAGAGATACGTGGTGGTGACCCCCGGCAATAAGGAAAAGGGGAAGCTGGCCAAAGAGCTGGCCGAGAAGTGGGGCGGTTGCCCCGTAGACGAGATAGCCGCCGCTCTTCCCGGGCCATCCCGAATTTCGGAAGAGGGGCGCGGCGCGCCGATACCGTGGGACGAGGTGGAACAAATATTTGCTACGTGGTGA
- the ahcY gene encoding adenosylhomocysteinase, whose protein sequence is MPESRVRDPSLADRGREQLYWAERNMPVLMEIRKRFEKEKPLAGQVVAACLHVTKETGVLVRTLAAGGAQVVLIPSNPLSTQDDVAAALAQEGIYVYAWRGMSDREYYNAIGFALSFNPTITLDDGADLTATIHKIGYGVRDHTIDYVTEVAGPLDGGKLLSRLRGGTEETTTGVIRLRALKKAGKLLYPVIAVNESYTKYLFDNRYGTGQSTWDGVMRATNLLIAGKNVVVAGYGWVGRGIAIRARGLGARRVIVVEADPIRALEAVFDGFEVMPMDKATEVGDIFITATGNIRAINLGHIFKMKDGAVLANAGHFNVEIDVAGLERIAVAKRRIRPYLEEYALPNGRRVYLIGEGRLVNLVAAEGHPSEVMDLSFANQALAAEYIAKNNLQVDVYKLPDEIDREVARLKLKTMGIEVEELTEEQRLYISSWELGT, encoded by the coding sequence ATGCCGGAGTCCCGCGTCAGGGATCCATCGTTGGCAGATAGGGGCAGGGAACAGCTCTACTGGGCAGAGCGGAATATGCCCGTGTTGATGGAAATAAGGAAGAGGTTTGAGAAGGAGAAGCCCCTCGCCGGGCAAGTCGTCGCGGCGTGTCTCCACGTTACTAAGGAGACGGGGGTGCTGGTGCGCACGCTGGCGGCGGGAGGGGCGCAGGTGGTGCTTATACCCTCAAACCCCCTCTCCACGCAAGACGACGTCGCCGCCGCCTTGGCGCAGGAGGGCATCTACGTCTACGCGTGGCGCGGCATGTCTGACAGGGAATACTACAACGCCATCGGCTTCGCCCTCTCGTTCAACCCCACAATCACGCTAGACGACGGCGCCGACTTAACCGCAACAATACACAAGATAGGCTACGGTGTTAGGGATCATACAATTGACTACGTGACGGAGGTGGCGGGCCCCCTGGACGGTGGGAAGCTCCTTTCGAGGCTGAGGGGAGGCACCGAGGAGACCACCACAGGAGTGATTAGGTTAAGAGCGCTGAAAAAGGCGGGCAAACTCTTGTACCCAGTAATTGCTGTAAATGAATCGTACACCAAATACCTCTTCGACAACAGATACGGCACCGGCCAGTCCACTTGGGACGGCGTGATGCGGGCAACCAACTTGCTGATTGCTGGTAAAAACGTCGTCGTGGCGGGCTACGGCTGGGTGGGGAGGGGCATAGCCATAAGGGCCAGAGGCCTAGGCGCCAGGAGGGTAATAGTCGTCGAGGCCGATCCGATCCGGGCACTGGAGGCGGTCTTCGACGGCTTCGAGGTCATGCCTATGGACAAAGCTACGGAGGTCGGCGACATATTCATAACGGCCACGGGGAATATAAGAGCCATCAACCTGGGCCACATCTTTAAGATGAAAGACGGCGCCGTGTTGGCCAACGCGGGGCACTTCAATGTGGAGATAGACGTGGCCGGCTTGGAGCGGATAGCAGTAGCCAAGAGGAGGATAAGGCCCTACCTGGAGGAATACGCCTTGCCGAACGGCAGGCGCGTCTACCTAATAGGAGAGGGCCGCCTCGTGAACCTAGTCGCTGCGGAGGGCCACCCGTCTGAGGTCATGGACCTATCCTTCGCCAACCAGGCCCTGGCCGCTGAGTACATCGCCAAGAACAATCTGCAGGTAGACGTCTACAAGCTACCGGATGAAATTGACAGAGAAGTGGCGAGGCTAAAGCTCAAGACGATGGGCATAGAGGTTGAGGAGTTGACGGAGGAGCAGAGGCTGTACATCTCGTCGTGGGAGCTTGGAACATAA